The Amycolatopsis methanolica 239 nucleotide sequence GGCATCGACCCGTGCGCGGTCACCCCGGTGGCGAGCGCCTCCAGCCACAAGGCGCCCTTGTGCCCATGGAACGCCACGTTCGCGGTCGGCTCGGTGATGAGCAGCGGACCACTCGGCCCCAGCCGGTCGGCCACGAACCGCGCGCCCTGCGACCCCGTCTCCTCCGCCGCCGTCAGCACGAGCCGCAGCCCGGCCCGCCGTGGCCGGGACCGCGCGATCGTGACCGCGGCCGTCACGATCGCCGCCACCCCGGCCTTCATGTCGCTCACGCCGCGCCCGTACACGCGGTCGCCGTCCGTCTCCCCGGCGAACGGGTCGCGCTGCCACGGCGCGCCGCCCAGCGGCACCGTGTCGACGTGCCCGGACAGGCACAGCGGCGGCACGTCGTGCCCGGTCTCCCATTCGGCGACCAGCGTGCCGCGGCCGGGTTCGTGCTCGAACACCTCCAGGTGGAACCCCGCGTCCCGCAGCAGCGGCGCCACGACCTCCAGCGCCGCGCTCTCCGCGTGGCCCACCGTGTCGACCGCGGTCAGCGCGCGGGTGAGTGCGAGTGCGTCGGTCACGTTCCCCTCCTCAGTGCCCGGTCCTGCCGTCGATCCGTTCGCGCAGCAGGTCGGCGTGCCCGTTGTGGCGTGCGTACTCGGCGAGCATGTGCACGATGATCCGCCGCAACGAGATCGGCTCACCGGAGGCCTGGTGCACGCCCGTGACGTCCAGCGAGGGCGCGTCGGCGACGATCCGCCGGGAGGCCTCGCACTCGGCGC carries:
- a CDS encoding M20 family metallopeptidase; translated protein: MTDALALTRALTAVDTVGHAESAALEVVAPLLRDAGFHLEVFEHEPGRGTLVAEWETGHDVPPLCLSGHVDTVPLGGAPWQRDPFAGETDGDRVYGRGVSDMKAGVAAIVTAAVTIARSRPRRAGLRLVLTAAEETGSQGARFVADRLGPSGPLLITEPTANVAFHGHKGALWLEALATGVTAHGSMPHLGDNAVVKLAAAVSRLAEYRFGVEPHPVMGPPTLNVGTFTGGLNTNSVPDRAVATVDVRTVAGQDHAALLESLAAVAGVEVRPLIDLPPVWTDPGDEWAASAAEIVREVTGAGGEVATATYFTDASVLTPALGGVPTLICGPGEPEQAHVTDEWCSITRLAESVEILTRVCAGWCGI